The window TGGTAGACGACCTCCTTGAGCCGGATCTCCTCGACCGGCGCGGCGAGCTTGCTGGAGCCGCGCTTGGGCGCGCGGGCGGCGGCGTCGTCGAGGAATGACTGCATGTCGCCCAGGTAAAGGCTGGTATGGAAGACCGCTGCGCCGTTGATGACGACCTGGGAGAGCGCGGCGAGCGTGGTCTGGACGGCGATAACGGCCGTTGCGGCGACCGCGAGTGCGATCCGGCCGGACATCGCCAGCCACGCCAGGGCTCCCCAGGTCGCGACGAGAAAGACACCGCCGGCCAGCGCGGACAGCAGTGCGATCCGCAGGGTCCGCGGCGCGGCGGCCAGGGTGCGCCGATCACACCGGTCGGACAGGGCCCGATACCAGTAGACGAGGTAGTCGGTCATCGAGTTGGCGCGGACCTCGTCGCCGTACTTCGGCGTGGTCGCCCACCAGCGCATCATGCCGCGCACGTTGCGGTCGGCGACGTTGGCGTAGTGGATCTCGTAGTCGACCCGGGCGGTCAGGACCGCGCCGACACCGGCCGGCAGCACGGCCAGCAGGAGCAGCGGCAGCATCAGCGGGTTCAGCACCGAAAGCACGCCGCCGGCGGTGACCATGCGGATCAGCGCGGATAGAAAACGCTGGGCGTCGGTGACCATCACGTGGGTGCGCATCACACCCATTTCGGCCGCCTCGTGCCGGTCCGAGAACCCCTCCTCCGCGTACGCCGCGGCCTCGACCCGGCACACCGCCTCGACCAGTGCACTGTCCGTCTCCGTCGTCAGCCGTGGGGTGATCCGCCGCTCGGCGTACGTGGCCATCGCTCCCGCGGCGCGGCCCAGCGCGGCGGCGACCGCCACTACCAGCAGCGCCGGCAGGGCCCCGCGCAGCCGGTCGGCGGCGGAGCCGTCCCCGAGGACGGGCTCCATGGCGCGGGCGGTGGCGGCCAGCAACACGGCGGCCGAGATGCCCGTTACTGCCTGGCAGCCCAGAAGGAGCTGCACCGCCTGCCGGTCAGTCCGCCACGACAGCCGGGCGATCCGGCCCAGGACGGCCGGGATCTGCGCGCACATCCTTCGGAAGGAGACCTCGGCGAGAGGATTGACGGAGTACTGGCCGCTGTAGGTGATCTCCGCCGGCGGTGGCGGAGGTGGTGCGGTGGCCTGTTGTTCGTTCGTGGCGGCCGAGGTCAACGTTGGTCCCCCTTGACAGTCGTCCGGCGAGGTCGTGAGGCTCAACGACCCGGCCGCGATATCGAACACGTGTGTTTCGGTCGGTCTTGGAAT of the Streptomyces sp. T12 genome contains:
- a CDS encoding ATP-binding cassette domain-containing protein, encoding MTSAATNEQQATAPPPPPPAEITYSGQYSVNPLAEVSFRRMCAQIPAVLGRIARLSWRTDRQAVQLLLGCQAVTGISAAVLLAATARAMEPVLGDGSAADRLRGALPALLVVAVAAALGRAAGAMATYAERRITPRLTTETDSALVEAVCRVEAAAYAEEGFSDRHEAAEMGVMRTHVMVTDAQRFLSALIRMVTAGGVLSVLNPLMLPLLLLAVLPAGVGAVLTARVDYEIHYANVADRNVRGMMRWWATTPKYGDEVRANSMTDYLVYWYRALSDRCDRRTLAAAPRTLRIALLSALAGGVFLVATWGALAWLAMSGRIALAVAATAVIAVQTTLAALSQVVINGAAVFHTSLYLGDMQSFLDDAAARAPKRGSSKLAAPVEEIRLKEVVYQYPGKDKPAVDGVSLSLERGQILAIVGANGSGKSTLTRLLTGIYLPDKGKVTWNGIDLADADPSTVWANTGLVPQIFAQWPLRVRENVTLGQPRTHDDTPVWEAIDAVGMREAVEDLPAGLDTLLSREVFGGSELSGGQWQRVACSRALYRRPGLLILDEPTSQMDPRGEHQIFEQVKAIAADRITIVVTHRLENTKIADHIVVMEHGRITEQGRYDDLVHAGGIFAELLELSQDR